ACCTCCTCCCTGTATACTGTCCACCTTAATTGTTCCGTACGGTTCATTTACGTTGACAAATACAGTTTCAGCAACTGTAGCAGAAAGCTCTTCATCCCCTCCATCTATAGTAAATGTAGGTGAGCTTTCGGTACTGATGATGCCGCAGTTGGTTTGCTGTTGTACAATCTGGATTTGATAATCTCCTTTTGCCAGATTAGCAAAAGTATAGCTGCTAGGTATTGCTGAGAAAATACGTGTAGCATATGGCTGTGCCTGGTCTACACTCATGATATTGATCGTAAACTCAGTATCTTCAGCCACTACTATATTGTTCACAGTAACAGAACCGCCTTCACCAAAACAGCTGATATCTTCACTGTTATGATCAAAGCTAATAGCTACTATACCTGTTTCTGGTATGTTCACTATTCTGCCTGAGGGGCAAGATTGTTCAGCGCGTGATGCAACGACTACATTGACATCACTGCCCGTGGGTACTCCCTCTACTTCTGTACTGGTAGTACCTGCTTCAATAACTGCAGTACTCACTGTATCGCTACCTATAATGGCAAACACATCATAAGGCGCCGGCGCATTAGTAGCGGCACTTAACTGTACCTCCAATGTGGCTGTTTGTTCAGCGGCATCGCAAGTAGGAAGAGTATAGCTTATTGTATTGATCACCACGATATTTTCTACTACGCTGAATGAAGACTGACATCTAGGCGAACCCGCTTCATCAGTAACAATATACTCATACTCTCCAGCAGGAAGCTCGTTAAAAGTAGCAGAACCTACGGCAGTCTGAGTTTCATTTACTGCACCAGAAGCAGCTACTACGCGGAAGCGGTAGGTCTGGTCTTCACCTCCAATTACACTAAAGCTTACTGCTCCTTCGCCGGTCTCACAGTTGGAAGCAGTCACTGCTACATCTACCGTTTTATCTCCAAGCTCACAAATCAGATCTGAACCTCCTCCTCCATTATTGGAGCAAGTAGTAATTACTGATGTGTACAATGTATCCAGTCCATTTCCTTCGTCATCGCGAATTATGATTTCGTAGCTACCTGCAACTAGCTCTTCTGCAACGCCACCAGTAAAGAAGATAGGCGCACCTGACTCTACATTATTACCTACGATTTCTAATAAGCCTCCATTATTACATGAAGCAGGAACATTTACCGTGATGCGTCCATCACTACCTGCACATGTTTCAGGGCTAGTAGTAACAGAAGCAGTGTTTTGTACAGATATTGTTCTGACATAAGATTTGATTTCTTCACAACCTCCCTGCGCATTTTTATCTCTAACGAAGATCGTATAATCTCCTGCTGCTAAGGAGTCAGCCAAGAATACCAGACCTGGGAAGCTCCCTCCAGCGCTCCAATCAATAGAATCATGAGTAGCCACATATCGGTACTCAAAGCGCTCTGGAGTTGTAGTAGCTGTAGGGTTGATATAAACCATGAGTGCTCCATCTGCACTAGCAGGGCAATTTGTATTTTCAGATGAAATTACAAACTCTGCCTTTTCAAAACCACAGCCGCAGTCATCTTCAGGGAGTGTGGTAAATGGTGCATCTCCCTGGGTTGAGGCACCTATACCACAAGCATTCTCTGTAGTCACCCTGTACTCATATGAAGTTTCAGTATCTAAAGTAATAAATGTAGCTGTATTAGTTGTAACAGTGAGAGTTTCAACAATAGTACTAAAGCTTGCATCAGTTGCCGCCTCAACAATGTAGCCTATTGCATCAACATCTTCATCCCAGCTTACTGTAAAACCATCGCATGAGGCATTGCTGGCTTCTACATTTGTAGGGGCCAAAGGTACATCAGCAGTAGTAAAAGCTGTAGCTACCGATACATCGCTATCTCCACAAGCGTTTCTTGCAGTTACCTGGAAGGTATACTCAGAATTTATATCCAGACCTGTTACTTCCGTATTTTCAGATGTAACTGTAGCTGAGTCCACTAATAAGGCATTTTCATCAAATACTTCTACAAAGTAAGCGTCAGCATTACCAATAGCATCCCAGTTTAATATGGCACTTGTACAATTTACTGAAGCGTCTAGCCCTGATGGCTGTGCCGGTTTTTCCAAAGTAGTAAAGCTGGCGACAGTTGCAGCAGCAATTCCACAATCATTAGTAGGAACAACTCTAATATGATACTCTCTACCTTCCAGAAGACCAGTTGAAAACAAGTATGTATTGCTGGTTACTGTTTGTACTTCTATAGGACTTGAGAAGTCTGAGTTGTCATCTATCGTTATTTCATACCTCTTAGCTTCATCAGGCTCATCCCAGGTTACTTCTAAACTATTACAAGCTGCTCCATCTTCTGTCAGACTAATGGCTCCCACGCTAGCAGGCAAGTCTGCTGTGCTTGCTTCAATAATATCTGAAATATTTTCACCACAGGCATTCTTTGCAATTACTCTTACAAAATAACTACTTCCAGGATTTAGATCACTTAGAGATGCGCTACTTTTCGTTCCTGGCACGTCGTTGAACGTATCTATAGAGCTAAAAGTATTGTTTACTGAAGCTTCAACCCTATAGGAAGAAGCAGTGCTCACTGTAGCCCATTCTACTTCAAATCCATCACAATCAGGATTAGTAATAGCTTGTATCACAGGCTGCTCAGGCAGACCACTCAGATTTACTTCTACTACATTTGAGTCTGCATCATCAGAAATACCGCAGGTGGTTCTTGCTCTCACACGATAGTAGTAAGGCTCTACCTCAGTTAGGTTATCTACTTCATAAGTAGTAGCAGCAGTAATACTAACATTACTCCTAGTATCAATCACGGCAAAGGTAGGGTCAGTAGTCACATCCAGAAAATATTCTGTAGCTCCACTAACAGCAGACCATTCTGCTGTAAATTTGTCACACAAGCCGTTCACTTCTATCGCCTGGGGCGCAGGTACGGACTCAGTAATTACGCTATCAGGTGCAGAATATACAGTGAAACCACAGCTTTTATCGGCACTTACTCTATAGAAATATTTGGTAGAAGCACTAAGGTTTGTATTTACTGTAAGACTAGTACTACCGTCTGTAATAGCGTATGGATTGTAATCAGCAATCAGACTTGCCGCATTAAATAAAGTATCAGTAGCTACCTGAACATTATAGTTTGCTACCCCCTCATTACTCCAGCTAATGTCAAAGCTGTTGCAGCCAATATTGATAGCTCCATTAACCATTGGAGCATTTTCTGGAGCAGGCTCACCTATAGTAATAGTATCAGAAACAAATGTACAACCTGTATTGTCTACCAATTCTAGTACGTAATCACCAGCCACAAGTATATTGGTAGGGTCTTCAGTCGTACTAGGTATAGTAGTCGGACCTGTCCAATTATAAGTATATGGACCAGTACCACCTACTACATCAAGCGATATACTTCCGTCATTACCTCCATTACATGTAGCAGCATTTGCAATTACATTCTCGATGCTTAGTGGTGCAGGCTCAGTGAGACTAACGCTTTCACCGTGAGAACAACCTGTACCATTATCTTGTATATCAACATAATAAGTTCCTCCTGATAAGCCTGTAATGCTGGTTGCTAAGCTACCTATCGGGAAGGTTTGCTCCGGTTGAACAAGACTTCCATCTTCAAAATGATATGCTACCCGATATGGCCCCGTACCAGCAAACGATACATCAATCTGGCCATTACCTGTTTCGTTTGCATTACAGCTACTATTGGTGCCTGTTATAAAAACATTTGCACTGATGTCAGCATTTTCTACATGTATAGCCTGGCTTCTTTCACATCCCGTTATATTATCTATTACAGTAGCAATATAAACACCACCCGGTACACCAGGGTTAGTTCCATTATCTGATGGATTAGATATGTTGTTTAGCGAAGGGTCGTTATCAAAAGCATCTCCGTTGCTGTTAACCCATGCAAAGCTATAATCACCGCTTCCTCCAGTCATAGGATTAGGGAGTGGTGCTGTACTAATCACCCACCTTCCTCCAGGTGCTAGCGGATCACAAGTAGCGTCAGCACGGCCAAGAAATGAAATTTCGCTTAGAGGCTCATAAAACTCTATTTCAACAACATCGCTGCTTACGCAAGAGCCATTCGTTACTTCCCATCTGAATTCGTACATACCAAAATCACTTACCGTAACGAGGGTTGTATCATTTGTAGGTGCACTAAAACTTACGATTTCTGTACCACTAGGAGTATTTTCTAGGGTCCATACTCCAGTACCTGACGTAGGTTCGGCAGCAACAAGCTGATAGGTCAGCTCACAAGAAGCAGCATCTGTACCCGCATCCGCAGTTATCTCCTCATTTATAGTAATACTTAGTCTGCTTGTATCTGCACACAAATTAGGAGAAGTTCCCGGACTAACATATATGATTTCATAATTGTCTGGGTTACTAGCGCTAAGGTCAATTTCTCCGGTAGAAGCATTTATGGCTAATGCAGGAGCTGCGCTGAATGTCCCTCCAGGTACGGCTATAGAGACAGCAGGGTCAGCATCCCCCTGGCAAAACTCAGTAATACCTCCATAATTAAAGCTGGCATCTTCTACATCTCTGATCTCTAGCTCAAAAGTGGAGCTGGATGGACAGGTGCCAGACGTTCTATAAGTAATGGTATAAGTTCCAGGTGTACTTGCTTCCAGATTTATCTCACCTCGGCGGTCATCTTCCCACACTATACCTGCTACTGGGTCAAATGTTCCTGAAGCCCCACTTATTGATGCCAGAGGGTTTTCTGTTTCATTTTTACAATATACAGAATTAGGGAAGCTAAAACTCGCATCTTGCGTACCTCTAACATTAACTAAAACATCATAAGAAACAGCTGGACATCCACCAGACTCAGTAATTGTATTTGTCATAGTATATGTACCAGGAGCACTCTCTGAAAGGTCTATCACCCCTGTATTTTCATCATAAACTAAGCCGCTTGGTGCAGCTGAAAATTTACCAGGGTTTCCTGTAGGGCTTGGGTCAGCATCGCTTTGGCAAAAGCTTGCTTCTCCATCTATAACTCCATCATAGTCAAAAGTAGCATCCGGCGTGTTAGTAATGGTAACATTAAAAGACTGAATGTCTGTACATGAGGCTCCTATGATTTCATAAGTAATAGTATAGGTATCACCATCATTACCTACTGAAGGGTCAATTTCGCCAGTAGCTGGATCTAAAAAGCCTATAGGAAGAGCTCCTATTGAGCCAAAATTTCCTCCTGCCTGGTTTACGATTGGCGATTGCCTCCCTGCAGCCTGACAATAGGTGCCTGATGTATAGCTAAAACCAGCATCTGGTGTTTCCACTATCGTCACCTCAAACGTAGAGCTTGATGGACAGCCTCCTGTTGTCGTATGAGTAATCGTATATACGCCTGGAGTACTGTTAGTTAAGTCTATCTCGCCAGTACTACTATCCACAAACACCAAGCCTGCCGTTGAACTAAACACGCCCCCCGAGGTCACCACATTCTGAGCTACAGGATTTACTTCATCCTGACAGTAGCTGGACTGAGCATAGTCAAAGCTTGAATCTTCTACTTCAACTATCGTCACCTCATAGGTGGCCACTGAAGCTGAACAACTACCTGATGCTCCTATGGTATTGGTTACTGTATATACGCCAGCTGTACTGGCAGATAAGTCTATCTCGCCAGTACTACTATCTACAAACACTAAACCTGCTGTTGAGCTAAACACCCCTGCACTAGCACCAGCACCAAATGAAGGCGATGGATCTGTAGCATCCTGACAGTAGCTCGATTCAGCATATGTAAAGCTTGCATCAGGTGCATTAGTGATCGTCACCTCAAAAGTGCTACTGGTAGGACAGCTACCTCCAAATCCATAACTTACTAAGTAAGTACCTTCCGAACTTGTTGAAGGATCTATCTCTCCACTACCGCCGTCAATGCTTAAGCCTGAAGGAGCTGAAAATGTACCCCCAGGGCTTGCTATAAAGTCTGGAAGCTCTGGGCCTCCATCCTGACATAAGGTAGACGTCGCATAACTAAACGAAGGGTCATTAGCTCCATCAATAGTAATAGTCTGAGTCGCCACCGACGCACAGGCTCCTGTTGTCGTATAAGTAATCGTATATACGCCAGGTGCACTATTAGTTAAGTCTATCTCGCCGCTGCTACTTCCACTATTGCTACCACTATCCACAAACTCTAAGCCTGCTGTTGAACTAAACTCTCCTGCATCTCCACTAATCGTTGGGCTTACGTTAGAAGAGTATTGACAGTAGGGACTGCCTGAATAACTGAAGCTTGCATCGTCCATTTCCACTATCGTAACCTCAAACGTAGAGCTTGATGGACAGCCTCCTGTTGTCGTATGAGTAATCGTATATACGCCAGCTGTACTCCCAGATAAGTCTATCTCGCCAGTACTACTATCCACAAACACCAAGCCTGCTGTTGAACTAAACACGCCCCCCGAGGTCACCACATTCTGAGCTACAGGATTTACTTCATCCTGACAGTAGCTGGACTGAGCATAGTCAAAGCTTGAGTCTTCCACTTCAACTAACGTCACCTCAAATGTAGAGCTTGACGGACAGCCTCCTGTTGTTGTATGAGTAATCGTATATACGCCAGCTGTACTCCCAGATAAGTCTATCTCGCCGCTGTTACTTCCACTATTACTACCACTATCTACAAACACCAAGCCTGCTGTTGAACTAAACACGCCCCCCGAGGTCACCACATTCTGAGCTACAGGATTTACTTCATCCTGACAGTAGCTGGACTGAGCATAGTCAAAGCTTGAATCTTCTACTTCAACTATCGTCACCTCATAGGTGGCCACTGAAGCTGAACAACTACCTGATGCTCCTATGGTATTGGTTACTGTATATACGCCAGCTGTACTGGCAGATAAGTCTATCTCGCCAGTACTACTATCTACAAACACTAAACCTGCTGTTGAGCTAAACACCCCTGCACTAGCACCAGCACCAAATGAAGGCGATGGATCTGTAGCATCCTGACAGTAG
This window of the Porifericola rhodea genome carries:
- a CDS encoding fibronectin type III domain-containing protein, which produces MKNITQLYLFKSILLSVLLLTTLISSAQDCPDKDESSATIAVTNETCFGSNDGTLQIDFVNASGVYNPGLGDFTPETGDYEYNLFYVGNGWVYTESNFSAVVPEGINVSFTPPNRITFNNLPPTSGGRGYIVYIVGGNCNSPAQDYGVGAFGHEVVPAADIVIDGASIVTTGNEKCASPYSGSIDASGAVSGGAGGYEYSIDGGVSYQASPIFNDLIHDIYTLTVRDSNSCKKEESGIVIDDNRVSPTTSISPSPASTCVSEDLILDGNPGDGAGGFLHNWTGDTGFLSSTNVRNPTFNSGTAGIYNLTYTVTDANGCTASSSISVTVNEVEDSSFDYAQSSYCQDEVNPVAQNVVTSGGVFSSTTGLVFVDSSTGEIDLTNSTPGVYTITHTTTGGCPSSSTFEVTIVEVEDSSFDYAQPSYCQDEVNPVAQNVVTSGGVFSSTTGLVFVDSSTGEIDLTNSTPGVYTITHTTTGGCPSSSTFEVTIVEVEDSSFDYAQPSYCQDEVNPVAQNVVTSGGVFSSTAGLVFVDSSTGEIDLTNSTPGVYTITHTTTGGCPSSSTFEVTIVEVEDSSFDYAQSSYCQDEVNPVAQNVVTSGGVFSSTAGLVFVDSSTGEIDLTNSTPGVYTITHTTTGGCPSSSTFEVTIVEVEDSSFDYAQSSYCQDEVNPVAQNVVTSGGVFSSTAGLVFVDSSTGEIDLSASTAGVYTITHTTTGGCPSSSTFEVTIVEVEDSSFDYAQSSYCQDEVNPVAQNVVTSGGVFSSTAGLVFVDSSTGEIDLTNSTPGVYTITHTTTGGCPSSSTFEVTIVEVEDSSFDYAQSSYCQDEVNPVAQNVVTSGGVFSSTAGLVFVDSSTGEIDLTNSTPGVYTITHTTTGGCPSSSTFEVTIVEMDDASFSYSGSPYCQYSSNVSPTISGDAGEFSSTAGLEFVDSGSNSGSSSGEIDLTNSAPGVYTITYTTTGACASVATQTITIDGANDPSFSYATSTLCQDGGPELPDFIASPGGTFSAPSGLSIDGGSGEIDPSTSSEGTYLVSYGFGGSCPTSSTFEVTITNAPDASFTYAESSYCQDATDPSPSFGAGASAGVFSSTAGLVFVDSSTGEIDLSASTAGVYTVTNTIGASGSCSASVATYEVTIVEVEDSSFDYAQSSYCQDEVNPVAQNVVTSGGVFSSTAGLVFVDSSTGEIDLTNSTPGVYTITHTTTGGCPSSSTFEVTIVEVEDSSFDYAQSSYCQDEVNPVAQNVVTSGGVFSSTAGLVFVDSSTGEIDLTNSTPGVYTITHTTTGGCPSSSTFEVTIVEMDDASFSYSGSPYCQYSSNVSPTISGDAGEFSSTAGLEFVDSGSNSGSSSGEIDLTNSAPGVYTITYTTTGACASVATQTITIDGANDPSFSYATSTLCQDGGPELPDFIASPGGTFSAPSGLSIDGGSGEIDPSTSSEGTYLVSYGFGGSCPTSSTFEVTITNAPDASFTYAESSYCQDATDPSPSFGAGASAGVFSSTAGLVFVDSSTGEIDLSASTAGVYTVTNTIGASGSCSASVATYEVTIVEVEDSSFDYAQSSYCQDEVNPVAQNVVTSGGVFSSTAGLVFVDSSTGEIDLTNSTPGVYTITHTTTGGCPSSSTFEVTIVEVEDSSFDYAQSSYCQDEVNPVAQNVVTSGGVFSSTAGLVFVDSSTGEIDLSASTAGVYTITHTTTGGCPSSSTFEVTIVEVEDSSFDYAQSSYCQDEVNPVAQNVVTSGGVFSSTAGLVFVDSSTGEIDLTNSTPGVYTITHTTTGGCPSSSTFEVTIVEVEDSSFDYAQSSYCQDEVNPVAQNVVTSGGVFSSTAGLVFVDSSTGEIDLTNSTPGVYTITHTTTGGCPSSSTFEVTIVEMDDASFSYSGSPYCQYSSNVSPTISGDAGEFSSTAGLEFVDSGSNSGSSSGEIDLTNSAPGVYTITYTTTGACASVATQTITIDGANDPSFSYATSTLCQDGGPELPDFIASPGGTFSAPSGLSIDGGSGEIDPSTSSEGTYLVSYGFGGSCPTSSTFEVTITNAPDASFTYAESSYCQDATDPSPSFGAGASAGVFSSTAGLVFVDSSTGEIDLSASTAGVYTVTNTIGASGSCSASVATYEVTIVEVEDSSFDYAQSSYCQDEVNPVAQNVVTSGGVFSSTAGLVFVDSGSNSGSNSGEIDLSGSTAGVYTITHTTTGGCPSSSTFEVTLVEVEDSSFDYAQSSYCQDEVNPVAQNVVTSGGVFSSTAGLVFVDSSTGEIDLSGSTAGVYTITHTTTGGCPSSSTFEVTIVEMDDASFSYSGSPYCQYSSNVSPTISGDAGEFSSTAGLEFVDSGSNSGSSSGEIDLTNSAPGVYTITYTTTGACASVATQTITIDGANDPSFSYATSTLCQDGGPELPDFIASPGGTFSAPSGLSIDGGSGEIDPSTSSEGTYLVSYGFGGSCPTSSTFEVTITNAPDASFTYAESSYCQDATDPSPSFGAGASAGVFSSTAGLVFVDSSTGEIDLSASTAGVYTVTNTIGASGSCSASVATYEVTIVEVEDSSFDYAQSSYCQDEVNPVAQNVVTSGGVFSSTAGLVFVDSSTGEIDLTNSTPGVYTITHTTTGGCPSSSTFEVTIVETPDAGFSYTSGTYCQAAGRQSPIVNQAGGNFGSIGALPIGFLDPATGEIDPSVGNDGDTYTITYEIIGASCTDIQSFNVTITNTPDATFDYDGVIDGEASFCQSDADPSPTGNPGKFSAAPSGLVYDENTGVIDLSESAPGTYTMTNTITESGGCPAVSYDVLVNVRGTQDASFSFPNSVYCKNETENPLASISGASGTFDPVAGIVWEDDRRGEINLEASTPGTYTITYRTSGTCPSSSTFELEIRDVEDASFNYGGITEFCQGDADPAVSIAVPGGTFSAAPALAINASTGEIDLSASNPDNYEIIYVSPGTSPNLCADTSRLSITINEEITADAGTDAASCELTYQLVAAEPTSGTGVWTLENTPSGTEIVSFSAPTNDTTLVTVSDFGMYEFRWEVTNGSCVSSDVVEIEFYEPLSEISFLGRADATCDPLAPGGRWVISTAPLPNPMTGGSGDYSFAWVNSNGDAFDNDPSLNNISNPSDNGTNPGVPGGVYIATVIDNITGCERSQAIHVENADISANVFITGTNSSCNANETGNGQIDVSFAGTGPYRVAYHFEDGSLVQPEQTFPIGSLATSITGLSGGTYYVDIQDNGTGCSHGESVSLTEPAPLSIENVIANAATCNGGNDGSISLDVVGGTGPYTYNWTGPTTIPSTTEDPTNILVAGDYVLELVDNTGCTFVSDTITIGEPAPENAPMVNGAINIGCNSFDISWSNEGVANYNVQVATDTLFNAASLIADYNPYAITDGSTSLTVNTNLSASTKYFYRVSADKSCGFTVYSAPDSVITESVPAPQAIEVNGLCDKFTAEWSAVSGATEYFLDVTTDPTFAVIDTRSNVSITAATTYEVDNLTEVEPYYYRVRARTTCGISDDADSNVVEVNLSGLPEQPVIQAITNPDCDGFEVEWATVSTASSYRVEASVNNTFSSIDTFNDVPGTKSSASLSDLNPGSSYFVRVIAKNACGENISDIIEASTADLPASVGAISLTEDGAACNSLEVTWDEPDEAKRYEITIDDNSDFSSPIEVQTVTSNTYLFSTGLLEGREYHIRVVPTNDCGIAAATVASFTTLEKPAQPSGLDASVNCTSAILNWDAIGNADAYFVEVFDENALLVDSATVTSENTEVTGLDINSEYTFQVTARNACGDSDVSVATAFTTADVPLAPTNVEASNASCDGFTVSWDEDVDAIGYIVEAATDASFSTIVETLTVTTNTATFITLDTETSYEYRVTTENACGIGASTQGDAPFTTLPEDDCGCGFEKAEFVISSENTNCPASADGALMVYINPTATTTPERFEYRYVATHDSIDWSAGGSFPGLVFLADSLAAGDYTIFVRDKNAQGGCEEIKSYVRTISVQNTASVTTSPETCAGSDGRITVNVPASCNNGGLLEIVGNNVESGAPIFFTGGVAEELVAGSYEIIIRDDEGNGLDTLYTSVITTCSNNGGGGSDLICELGDKTVDVAVTASNCETGEGAVSFSVIGGEDQTYRFRVVAASGAVNETQTAVGSATFNELPAGEYEYIVTDEAGSPRCQSSFSVVENIVVINTISYTLPTCDAAEQTATLEVQLSAATNAPAPYDVFAIIGSDTVSTAVIEAGTTSTEVEGVPTGSDVNVVVASRAEQSCPSGRIVNIPETGIVAISFDHNSEDISCFGEGGSVTVNNIVVAEDTEFTINIMSVDQAQPYATRIFSAIPSSYTFANLAKGDYQIQIVQQQTNCGIISTESSPTFTIDGGDEELSATVAETVFVNVNEPYGTIKVDSIQGGGQPYEVRIAADPNGATTDWVEVVNDNPVIQPYSYEYHDMERGTYFVEVRDRFGCSLLYEVEVRYTAELYIPNIITPNGDGDNDTFKIINLTPEDSEQGAKMLITNRWGKIVYESDNYSNDKGWDGEGNADGMYFYQLIMPDGNKFTGWIEVWRGRTP